A window of Clavibacter michiganensis contains these coding sequences:
- a CDS encoding META domain-containing protein — MPTAARIPARRRSWRPRGAAVAALAALALVPLVGCAPVSDVRGNWHLVSGSDSSGDLGVGDTLITMRVGGGEISGRGPCNDYSGRMAERGDGMLSAVAPGTLPCEDGGLEARYFQDLAVVSSLQVDDGHLVATGPDDVRLEYAERSRG, encoded by the coding sequence ATGCCCACCGCAGCCCGGATCCCCGCCCGCCGTCGATCCTGGCGCCCCCGCGGGGCCGCGGTCGCCGCCCTCGCCGCGCTCGCCCTGGTGCCGCTCGTCGGATGCGCCCCCGTGAGCGACGTGCGCGGCAACTGGCACCTGGTGTCCGGATCCGACTCCTCGGGCGACCTCGGCGTCGGCGACACGCTCATCACGATGCGCGTCGGCGGCGGCGAGATCAGCGGACGCGGCCCCTGCAACGACTACTCCGGGCGGATGGCCGAGCGGGGCGACGGGATGCTCAGCGCGGTGGCCCCCGGCACGCTCCCGTGCGAGGACGGCGGCCTCGAGGCCCGCTACTTCCAGGACCTCGCCGTCGTCTCGTCGCTGCAGGTGGACGACGGCCACCTCGTCGCCACGGGACCGGACGACGTGCGGCTGGAGTACGCCGAGCGCAGCCGCGGCTGA
- the gatA gene encoding Asp-tRNA(Asn)/Glu-tRNA(Gln) amidotransferase subunit GatA: MTDDLTRLSAADLADRLASREVSSVDAVRAHLDRIDHVDGDVHAFLHVSGERALGRAAEIDAQRADGAPLGPLAGVPIAIKDVLCTIDMPSTAGSRMLEGWTPPYDATVVQRLRAAGLVPLGKTNMDEFAMGSSTEHSAFGATHNPWDLDRIPGGSGGGSAAAVAAFEAPVALGSDTGGSIRQPAAVTGSVGVKPTYGGVSRYGAIALASSLDQVGPVSRTVLDSALVHDVIGGHDPRDSTSLTDAWPSFAEAARAGQREGSVKGLRIGVVKQLDGEGFQAGVTQRFREALDLLEQAGAEIVEVSAPNFEHAIAAYYLILPAEASSNLAKFDSVRFGLRVNPPGGGTVEDVMAATREAGFGPEVKRRIILGTYALSAGYYDAYYGSAQKVRTLIQRDFDAAFQQVDVLVTPSAPTTAFKLGEKLDDPLAMYLNDLTTIPANLAGVPGIGLPIGLAPEDGLPVGIQFMAPARADARLYTVGAALEGILERQWGGPLLAQAPELARAASRTTDGDTH; the protein is encoded by the coding sequence ATGACCGACGACCTCACGCGCCTCAGCGCCGCCGACCTCGCCGACCGCCTCGCCTCCCGCGAGGTCTCCAGCGTCGACGCCGTGCGCGCGCACCTCGACCGCATCGACCACGTCGACGGCGACGTCCACGCGTTCCTCCACGTCTCCGGTGAGCGCGCGCTCGGGCGCGCCGCCGAGATCGACGCGCAGCGCGCCGACGGCGCCCCGCTCGGGCCGCTCGCCGGCGTGCCCATCGCGATCAAGGACGTGCTCTGCACCATCGACATGCCGTCCACCGCGGGCTCGCGCATGCTCGAGGGCTGGACCCCGCCCTACGACGCCACGGTCGTCCAGCGGCTCCGCGCTGCGGGTCTCGTGCCGCTCGGCAAGACCAACATGGACGAGTTCGCGATGGGCTCCTCCACCGAGCACTCCGCGTTCGGCGCGACGCACAACCCGTGGGACCTCGACCGAATCCCCGGCGGCTCGGGCGGCGGATCCGCGGCCGCGGTCGCCGCGTTCGAGGCGCCCGTCGCTCTCGGCTCCGACACGGGCGGCTCCATCCGCCAGCCCGCCGCCGTCACCGGATCCGTGGGCGTCAAGCCCACCTACGGCGGCGTGAGCCGCTACGGCGCCATCGCGCTCGCCTCGAGCCTCGACCAGGTGGGCCCCGTCTCCCGCACGGTGCTCGACTCGGCGCTCGTGCACGACGTCATCGGCGGGCACGACCCGCGCGACTCCACGTCGCTGACCGACGCGTGGCCCTCGTTCGCCGAGGCCGCGCGCGCAGGGCAGCGCGAGGGATCCGTGAAGGGCCTCCGCATCGGCGTCGTGAAGCAGCTCGACGGCGAGGGCTTCCAGGCCGGCGTCACGCAGCGCTTCCGCGAGGCGCTCGACCTGCTCGAGCAGGCCGGCGCCGAGATCGTCGAGGTGAGCGCGCCGAACTTCGAGCACGCCATCGCCGCGTACTACCTGATCCTCCCCGCCGAGGCATCGAGCAACCTCGCCAAGTTCGACTCGGTGCGCTTCGGCCTCCGCGTGAACCCGCCCGGCGGCGGCACCGTCGAGGACGTCATGGCGGCGACGCGCGAGGCCGGCTTCGGCCCCGAGGTCAAGCGCCGCATCATCCTGGGCACCTACGCGCTGAGCGCCGGCTACTACGACGCCTACTACGGCAGCGCGCAGAAGGTCCGCACGCTCATCCAACGCGACTTCGACGCCGCGTTCCAGCAGGTCGACGTGCTGGTCACGCCGTCCGCGCCCACCACGGCGTTCAAGCTCGGCGAGAAGCTCGACGACCCGCTGGCGATGTACCTCAACGACCTCACGACGATCCCGGCGAACCTCGCGGGCGTCCCCGGCATCGGCCTCCCCATCGGGCTCGCGCCCGAGGACGGCCTCCCCGTCGGGATCCAGTTCATGGCGCCCGCCCGCGCGGACGCGCGCCTCTACACGGTCGGCGCCGCGCTCGAGGGGATCCTCGAGCGGCAGTGGGGCGGACCCCTGCTCGCCCAGGCACCCGAGCTCGCGCGCGCCGCATCGCGCACCACGGACGGAGACACGCACTGA
- the gatC gene encoding Asp-tRNA(Asn)/Glu-tRNA(Gln) amidotransferase subunit GatC, giving the protein MPDTRPEPADATSGDETPQAPTTTEQISREQVEHLAGLARIRLSPEEIDTLTTELGLIVESVAKVTAVAGPDVPATSHPIPLVNVYRPDVPGQTLTTAQALAGAPEHDGSRFKVSAILGEEQ; this is encoded by the coding sequence ATGCCCGACACCCGGCCCGAGCCCGCCGACGCGACCAGCGGGGACGAGACCCCCCAGGCGCCGACCACCACGGAGCAGATCAGCCGGGAGCAGGTGGAGCACCTCGCGGGCCTCGCGCGCATCCGCCTGAGCCCGGAGGAGATCGACACGCTCACCACCGAGCTCGGCCTCATCGTCGAGTCGGTCGCGAAGGTCACCGCGGTCGCCGGCCCCGACGTCCCGGCCACGAGCCACCCGATCCCGCTGGTGAACGTCTACCGGCCCGACGTCCCGGGCCAGACGCTGACCACCGCCCAGGCGCTCGCGGGCGCACCCGAGCACGACGGATCCCGCTTCAAGGTGTCGGCGATCCTCGGCGAAGAGCAGTAG